Below is a window of Watersipora subatra chromosome 11, tzWatSuba1.1, whole genome shotgun sequence DNA.
tttaacttttgGTTAAAGGAGGTAATATGGACACCTAAGCTTCGTGGTTTCAAGTCTTAACAAGTAATATGCAACTCTAGTGTTTTGTATACTTATGACTTTTATCGTGAAAAAATGTATCACTAATCTAgcctttttttacaaaaatgcttGCCAATTATGAATATCTCAAGTTTAAACAACCGAAATTCAAAActataacaaaaatttaatattcaattaattttttaatacaaaaaatagGCTCATAGATTTTATTCACAATTCTAAGCAAGGTCTAAAAAATTAGGTTAGCTATTTGGAAGCAAATatgaaatatcatgattataGAATCAGtggtaattatattatatattttattttgtaaactttatacaatttactacatatttttatattatgtatattgttTTAATGGCTAATATTTCATTTCTAAATGAAAATGTCTTCGAAATCTTGCCATATAAGAATCATTAAAAAAGGCAAACAGGTATAGccaaaacaaataaatgtattGAGATCAAGTGCTTAAAATTCATTTTTCTGTTAAGAGAGCGGGTATTAAGTCTGAGATTGTTAAAACAGCTAGCAATAAcattatcaaaataattattagatGTTGTATGCAATTGGTTCATATCACATAAATTGAAATGAATTGAAAACCTGCTACGGACCTGTTCATTGGGGGCCAACTAATAGCACTGGGCCTCCTACTACACCTAGCAGTATTCGAGTGCTGACCTTTTGATACTTGTGTCAACCTTTTGATGGCTATATTCAAGTGTTAATGCGTACAGCTGATTCACCAAAATATAAAGATTTTGTATTGCGCATGATTTATGGTAATAATGATTAACACTGAAGCCTGGCCGTGATATAATTAGGGTATTGGTTTTCCACATGATCCTCTGCTCGAGTCAACTTGGTTTCATGCTTTTCCCCTTTTTAGgtagttattacaaaactgttgTTACTTTGTGTGTGATGCAGAAATATTAAATTGATTGAACTATTATTTCTTGAGTTATCACAAAAATATGGATAGTCCATCTACCTGACtgagaaataaaaatatttgcaaatagAACATGAGTCTCTAACTTCACACTGATTGACAATTTTGGTAAGAAATTATTTACATAAATTAAACAAGACTAGAAAACTTTTATTCACCGACAAGAAAGGGCTTTAAACTGGAACTATCTATTTTGCTATTCATAACAATTATACACATTGTACCTCATGAATTATCTTTTATAAGCTATCTCTCAAACATCTCTTCTTCAAAAAATTGTGCAAAACTTATTGCTCTATTAGATGTCTGCTTTTTTGTTGAGTTCTGCAAGCCTGGAGTTCTAATATGCTGTTCAATTAAAAGGAATTGTGCTATTGTAAGTGCTATTCCAGTCAATGGAAACATAGTCCAGAATCAACCATCTACTTGTACCTAAAATGTTAGGCTGCAAAGTGTTCAAGTACGGCCAAGTGTGGCAAATTCTTTGTCCGGAATCACACAATATACTGAAATATTAGGGTACAAAAAAATATTCGAATGAAACTTACAGAATTATCAAACTGTACATGCTCACCCAAATAGCTGGCAAAACATTTTCAATTAGCTAAGCAAATAGTTAGTGAGCAAAATTTTAGCAGTTATCACGATTGGTATAGTCAGAGACCCATATAACAATGCGTAAGAAAAATAATTCGTAATATTCGTAATACCgtaattcaacatagtacatacaatgCAACTGATTAGATAGCGCTAGAGCTAACACCTCTTTCATATTAGCCGGAGCAAAAAGTGGCCTTTACAAAGCTAATGTTTTGGCACATAAATTCATCATCAGTTACTCAGCAGATGAGTGAGAGATTGCCGTTTCATTTCacagttttaaaatgtttcaactGTTTATACTTGGTTATTTTTATAGGGTGACCCAGTTGAGTGCACCAGGATCGGAAGCCCTAAAGGAGCAAGAGGACCGAGGGGTATAATCTGTTTCAGAAGATTTCAAATAGTGTGTGATGACCCTTTTAGTGAAGATGGCCAACCCGGAGCAGCAAGAGGGCTAGGTGTACCTGGACCAAAAGGTGCATCAGCAGCAGATGGATCTCCTCCTGGTTTTGTCTGTGACACAGAGAAATTTGGGCAACCAGGACCTCCTGGTGATGACGCATGCCGAAGAGTACCAATCATTGTGTGTCTTGATTGGCCATGAAAACTGACATTGTTTTGAAACTCTTTGACACTGGAAAAATACATTGctactaaaataaatttgtgcAATTAATTAACTTGTacttaattttaattttcaaacataTGTCTAAGCATTGCCATGGTAAACTAACGACAAAAAGACTGAAGTTTTTGTTGTCAGATAACACAAAAGAACAGAAAAATTTTATTGTGGCTTATACACTTTATTAATTAAAATGCTATACTAAAAATAGCCATCTGAATTGTTAGATACAGCTTGAATTTTCTTTAATATATACGCCTTCATGctgtgaaaacaataaaaacttgttactttaaaaaacaagcTTTCACATGCCGATCAAGAAGCGACTTTTCCATCACACACATGAACTTGTTACCATGGCTCCCTTAACATTTGAACATATGTAACTTCCTCCTTTCAAGTAATAGATCTCCTATCATAACAGTTATAGGAACTTTGTTGACAGTTTTATGTTGAGAAAATTCAAAGATAGCAAGTAAATGAAATAAATCATGCAAATTATTTCCACGTTGTACTGTTTACTGGATGCGCAGACCGTGTGCCGATATTGATACCATAGCTTAGCACTTTCTATTGCATAAGCATTCTTCTTGTGACAAAATTGACAGTGAAGCATATCTATGTATTGCCACTTTTCCTTGATTCTATTGTTGGACCATCCGTTTCTTGGAACATACACAACTCATGGTAGTGTGATGATgttaacaaatatatttgcaaGTCTCAAATGATCTTGTAGTTTTTTGGTGTAAAAGAGTTGTTGGTATCTGAACTTCAATGAATATTTGGTTGCCTTGCTTtcatcataataataaaaaaattggtaaTCTCTGCTTTAGAAGGAACCATGTCTATCTGTCTTTTTATCTAATGGCATGGTTGAAGCTGACTGTTTGTCTATTTGACACTGTCCATATGGGATTTGAATTCACAACAATTGGCGTactaaacagacagacacacacacacgcacgtgcgcgcatgcacgcacacacatacacttGCGCCAATCAATCACGtgtttctgaataattgtgcagaggGTTATCTTTTTGATTTACTGGCACACCTAACCAACTTTTGAAGCACATTTAACTACCAACATACTATTActaataacaacaacaacaacaacaataataataatacaacagcAGCTTTAGGTATTTGTCACACTTTTCAAACGCATTACATTCTATTTAAACTAGTTTCTTGTTTTCCAGTTAAATAATTTGTTGCTCAGCCATTCTCTATTTATTGTAACTAAGGATAGTAAATCTTAAAACACAAGGTCGCGGGGTCTAGTAAATAGCAGAGCAGTTAAAACATAAGTGGCAAAACTTGGAGTGATGAAAGATAGATCAAAGAGAACCTTCAAGTATTTAGTTTTagtatatcaataacaatattaGAAAATTTTAACGCAGTGCAaaatcatggcaaaaacaatatttaatatatggCAATTTGATCGGAGAATAAGTGGTGTGATGTTAAGCCCTAAATGAGGAGAAATCTTTTAAAGCGATGAAGGCTTGTCACCACCTAAGtcagtaacatttttataacCACTAGAAGCCTGTGTGATTATAAATGAAGTATTATCGAATCCCTCAGTAGTAGTAACTGATGTATTAATGCTACTAGCGCAAGGGTTGCTTGTATTGGTGTTGATATCATGAATAATTTTGTCTAGTATTCACAAAAACAATACTAGTGAATATAGTATTATCATCGTTTGACCTACCATAACCATGACTCTTCTCTATATATTCAAAGTTTGAAAAGTTGAAACTGCTACCATCATgtgaattattatttattgatcaGTCAAAAGATTATTAGCCACTGCAAGAtcaaatacaaattttattctttCTTTTCAAAAGCCAAATTATTGGCTTGCTAGTTTTTCCATTGTACATTTTTCCGATGGAATCTCAACTTTGAATTGGTTTGgcttgcagcaaaaataaaTACCCCTCAGATTAGTGTTTCATATTGTACTTTATAGATAAATATCTCaactacaatattttaaacttaACAATGTTCACATGCTTTGTTATTGTTGCTAAGAGACAACTTTAAATCTTATACCTTTATATACGTTTAACCTTATACTCCTAAATGCTTCATAACTTATACTAAAAATGAGGCTCATTTGGTTTCCCTACGGAACTGATAAATTATGTTTATGTCATTTCCTTGTTGAAAGGATTGAGGCAGCTCAGCTATTGCTAATCTGCAGCATGTCTTGTATCAAAATACTCATGCTCCTTGTGTCTCGACAAGTACTACTACTAAAGCAGCCCTAGGATGTTCAGTCAGGAGTACACAGTTTCTGTAGAACTGAATGTGTAAAAGAGCAATTGTAGCCACCAGTGTAAATAATCTGCAGTGCAGCAACAATAAACAGCTCTGCAGGAAACTAAGCAACTATGAGTGCtcaaagcagtataaattatatttttacaaatatacaaacTTATACTGAGAATGTGGGCCTAACAGACAACTGCAAGAATTAGACTTTTTTGTGCTCCGCAGCGTCTTCTTGATAGATTTTTAGTACAATGTGAACTAGCCATTTTGACAAATTGCTGTTTTTGCGGAGCCGTCCCCCATCGATATGAGCGAGAAAAACagcagcttgtcacaatacgcactgcaactgatgcatcagctgcactgaaagagAGTTGTTCTTTTCCGTCTATGTGgtttggctgcgatgttatgtcagtcgctccattggtaatcataacggatttagccctaaattttatgtagaaaaaataagataacaACCTTTAACTATAGACAGGTTTTTGTGGTagactttagtaaaacttaagaataaaataaatgaaaagtaAAATCAATACGAACGAATGAAACTGACTGgtacaaaacttttaaattttaaataaaactgactgagcgcacaaataacaacacgtttagttgctgttgttgtctaagttcttaagttctactaaagtttaccacagagactggtctctggttaaacgttctattttattttttccacatacatttttgggctaaatctgttaggattaccaatggagcgaccgacattaCATCCCAGCCAAACCgcatagacagaagagaacaactccctttcagtgcagctgatgcatcaggtgcagtgcgtattatgagaagctgttgttttgctcgatCCGCTCGCCGAgggacaactccacaaaaacaacagtttgtcaagacggGCTAGAAGAACCCCTTATTAGCTTGTAAGTCAGAGACAAAAGCAATCAAAATATGACTTTAGGCTTTCTTAATTGACTCAATCAATAGCTTCATTTTGTGTTTtctgtatgtaaattttaaaaaatcattaGCAAGACGCAAGTGAAGGGGAAAAAGACTATTGGGTTATTTTTGGTTCACTTGGTCTCTGTAAAAagtacatatattttaatttgcgaATGAGTATATTCAGGTAAATAGCTTCAGAAGCCTtactaaaatcaaaaaatatcCCTAGTATGGCTTTGCTATGCTTTATTGcagataaaatttatttttgagcCTAATTATTACTTGGCTAGTGTTTCGATTTTTTTCTTAAACTAAATTGCTGTGTCATAAGAACGctattattttctaaatattgGCATAATTTCTCCTATAATCCtcaaatattttcttaaataactatttctatattaattttattctttatGCAGTGAAGCATTGACATGTGTTCAAGGTATGTGCCTAATTTGTTCCATTGTTTAGTCAGTTAAACAGTATATGTTATTGGATAAATGGATGTCCAATGAACTAGAGGTTGTGAGTTTAAGTGCAGTTCGCAGACGATTTCTACCTTTTAAAACGTTGTTGCTTTAGCTGGACTGAATTATGTGCAGATGGACACACATTGAGATTTAGTTAAATATACTCTCTGTGCTCCTGGCTTcgctcaggtattaaaaatcagtttataaacaatgagaggtaatgaaagTTGCTTGCAAattgttattagcctggcacattgtcaatggataatttgagtaaacttactaataaaatcTACCGCTTCCATGAACTTAGTCCCTAAATTTGCGTTGTGACAGAAACCGGTAGCATATTTGCTCACATACAGCAAATTATATTGCCTAGTGAAACTAGCAAGCTTATGTGGCTAAATTAGTGAGATTTTTGGTTAGCGAATGAAAATTaatgagatcaaatcttttgcgtTACAGATTTTTATTTCCAAAATTTTTAATgcctatagctggacaatcacaaTGAGAAATACAGGAATACGTGcatgaccaactttgagaaatttatatatatatatataaatatatactggCTGTGCTACAGGGTGCTGCCCGAGTAATAAACAAGTTTTTGGACATGAAATTTGATTTGCATTTAActtatataacaacatttgccaatctaacttttaaactacatatcatgaaaaaagttttatgttaaaataaattaagaaaaaattaaaacaactctaacggtgtttaaatgtaaatgtggagtaattagcaagcaatggctaaataaagttttgcttgtttcattttatatatacatgtatatataaatatataacatatatataatatatatataattataactataatatatataatttgcatgtaatgaaaaacatttttaaaaacagttgtttgaaaaaggttttcaacctttttcaaacaactgtaactttaaaacttcacatcatgagaaaaagtttttgtgcaagacaactaaattaaaaacaaataaaacaaatgtaaagttttttgaacaacTGTAAGCTTGaagtttcataacttgaaagaagtgtttcattgaaataaattagaaaaaaagtaaaagtttaAAGGCGTTTAAATGCAAAATCATTAGCAATTAATGGTTAAATTTAGTCTATTTCGCTATGATtacaattaaaatttatttgctatTATGATGGAACTCTTTAAGATGGAACTAGTTTTGAAACAATATGTGATGAGCCAGCACACACCTGTGTAAAACCTGATGGAATGGCCCTATGCAATtatgatttcagtttgttttagtGCCGCCATGCAAAATATCATAGGCTATAGATGTACGTAAAGTAGTATAGAAACCCAGTCATTAGCTAATGCAATCACTTGCTGGTCAAAATCATCCTCATTTAAAATAGTACCCcataatattatgttaaccttagtaacagTTACTAAGTACAGAAATTCTGTACTTACTatcaatgactttagtgcattttgtggttaggATCTGCAAGGTAGTATAACATTACGATGTACTatgtggagagttcttacctttgagacagaagtgtaacataaacgctgaatttaTCTTAAAGTTTAGGTTGTGTATGTGTTTATGTAAGATAAGTATgtgtttactaaacacatacttgaagaaagttttagCATGTAATTTAGTGagcttcaaacttttaacaaaagtCCTATTgtagtattttattataatcatttttattataacagaTACCAGATCTACCGGACAACAGTTACGGATAACTCACCATGGCGAGTTCATCgatgtatatcttttaataacgtacattATATGCTCACtacacaaattgccaaatttcaggtttgagataaattattactgtgaggcaaaacagcaaaaaaaagaCAAAGAAGCCTCGTGTTGCATATAATTAGGTCACctaatatttcttaacaggtgCATCGTAACGTGTGTTATGGTATCTGCCTAAGTTTACTGCTAGGAATTTTTAGAAGTAATAAATCTTTTGATTAAAAGTTAAATCCATATTtgacaaaaaaatcaaaattatgtTGTAGAACTGTGTAATGTTTTTTAGCAGAGTAAGTGGTGttagcaataaaaaaattagtttgttcAATTATAACTTACAGTTGCATGAAGTCTAGCCACTTTATTATTACAAATCTTTCAAAGTCTATggctgttttattgattttgtgCGATCACTGCAttcaaatatgtttaaaaaacaactattaaatttttacaatgtaatttttattgaaattgcTCATCAGACTTTTTGAATATATTAGGACAAAAATGTAATAACACATTCAAACATTGGCTAAAAGTAGTTTGTATAACAATGGTAAAGGGGCATAATCAAATACTGCAGCAGGCGGCTGATGAAAAGTACATGTATGCTGAGACCGAAAAAGTTTTAAAGTGGTATATTTGGTTCAGTGATGctttttgactaaaattatgTTTTCCGACCTATTTAGCTTAATTCAACTATATGGATGTTCAATATATTTTATCCGTTTAAAAACCTTAGAGTTTATATGATAGAGCCCATGACTTGTCTATGTGTCGTGTTTCATATTCAGGCATATTTGTCTGTGAACTTGttattattctattaaaagAGTCAAGCTGGTCAttaatctatataaatttcCTAAACTACATCGTCCGCCATTTTATTTGTCCATCTATAGTTAattaaatcttgaaataaagaatccATGTCACAACAGAACTGATCTCCAACCCTCCTGTGGGCTAGTCCGACGTCGATATGTCCGATATGTCACTTTATGGAAGTAAATAGGCTACTGCTTTTAGTCACAATGCTAAATGATGGTGTAACATCATGGAGAGGCTTAGctattattagtaagcttactaaaattatcCATTTGCAAGGTACTAGGCaaatagcaagtggcaagcaactcttTTTGCCTATCATTGTTTCTGAGCTGATTTTTACTACTTGGGCgacgccgagtagcacagctagtctatagaGATATACTTCTGAaagtgtgtgtctgtatgtgtgtctgtgtatggCCAGCTAGAGCTGTTAAAGTTTTGGAAACATAATTACGCACTCTGATGGATATGAACACATAAAATTGCCACCACAAGTTTTAAATCAACACATTCTACCAATGAGCTATACAGGAAGTATTGATCAGAGACTATATCATATACAGTATTGTATACGCAATTGCTAAATGGTGTATTATTTTACTGACacacaatatcaacaataatctTTGTTGAAGTTAAAATTTAGTGATCTGTGTACTGATAACTTATTATTAAGAGGTATACGTTGCTTGCCATGGCAAGTTCAATGgtatccgttatggtaaaaacaagATCGCAAacgaattaataataaaatttagttgaaagtttgaagtttactaaaatacataataaaatttcattCAAGTATTtgttcagtaaaataaattcatttaaattagattcagcgtttacgttacatgtctgtcttgaagggaAGAACTCTCCAtgagtacattgtaatgttatattatcttgcagataataaccacaaaatgcactcaagtcattgtaggtacctatagttactaaggttataTTATTTTGCTGCCATTTTTAATTATCATGATTTGTACCAGAAAGTGATTGCATTAGACAGTTACTATGGTATATATACCATTCTATGTACGTCTATTATAGCCTGCAATATTTTTGCACGCCAAcactggcatgcaaaaattggcctCCTAATTTTCGtatttaaatatactgaaacaaactaaaatttcAAATTCAATTGATTAACGAATAATtcttcattgtaattgtagcaaaacagagttaatttagctattactcactaattatttcacatttacaattAAACCTTTTTTAGCTGTTTCTTCTTTTtgaatttatttgacttgcacctAGCTGCAACGATTGCACACCCACTTCTTCGCTACTAGCCTTCACCCCAAAGGCATTACATATCCATATTGCAGTAACTACCGCTGTAATAAGGTAAATATGAAAGTCTTTACACCCTATGTGTAAGTATATTAATGATCACTGATGCCTAGACCATTATGCACATAAACATTGTCAGCAAAGTCCCCGCAACTCAGTAATTCAATGAACTCTGTTTTTTCTCTACACATAGGCTTCTCTCATTAAATACTCATTTATACCCGTTTATATAGTGATACCTACTAAATAGTCTCCTGGTTTTCCTACAAAAAGCAAGCATTTTAAATGCTCTGGTTTTTCCATGAAAACATCCCAAACATACGGCTCTTCACAGGAAAGCCTCagatattcatttatatattcattcaaGTCTCACAGTATCCTTCCAAAAACTAACTTTATTGAAGCCCTAGAAACCCAGATTTATGAAAAGAAGAGCATATTTAACACACTTGATTTTTGCAGGGCACAAAAGACAATTTCAAAAAGCACGAAGAAAACAAGCAAGAATTTGACACGTTTTTACTGAACGGAAACAAACCTTCGCGACAGCAgaaaaaacttattatcaatCTTATGTTTATCGGTATCTTCTTTTTTACCCTTTTGCTTATCCATTGCAGCAAATGAAAACCGTATATTTTAATTGATGTTAAATGCCATTGTCATTGTGGAAGTGTGTTCCCTACTTGTGTAAGGTATTTATCAATCAAGCGATGTTTTCAGCTAAAGACATTTTGGTCCCGCAAAACTTGGCAACTCCTGATGCTTCCATGCTTGCTATTGCAGCAAGTTTTAATATACTGagttttttgagctttcaatAAAATCTGgttaaatatgataaaagtttacGATCTTGAATGATAAAGATAGCAATTTCattgaaattttgttgaaaaaGTGGAATTATGTAATTTTAAAGATACCCTAGTTTTCTGCTGACTTTAGTTGAAGCGCGTAAAGACTCTTCAACCactttaaaagatttttgattttttgcctATCAATTGTGCTCATGCTTTATTTTTCTCTAAAATATTTACGGGTTATATAATCGATCATTTAACATTTCTAGCTCAGCATGAAACAATTACCACTTTCATACTACTGATATGTGACACTATAGAAATCAGAGAAGTAATCTAAGGGCTTTTCTAAATTCTAGTCTCCAGTCTATTTTCTAGGTTTTCATTTATTAAAGTATCAATTTCAGTAATTAAAACTGTTAGCAATGCGATTTCTTTAGAAACATTAGATAAACATTTTTGTACAACCATTTTTTTTCGTTTTTATGCCACTATATATTTATACCTAATCCACTTTATTTTAGCCAAGAGCAACCTCCAAACATTTGAAATAGAAAACTTGAAGGCAGTTGTTCAACTCTGTATAGGGTTTAACAGTAGGGAAATTGAAGAGTGCTTAAATGAATCTTACAGATCTCTGCTTGCATATGAAGAAGTTTGCTGGGAAAAAGTTATTGCGGTAAGTATTTTACAGATCAAAAGCTTTATAGTCTTATGACACTTTGAAAAAAGGCTACATCACATATGGTTGTTTTATATTCCAATATAGCTTCCCCTGTGACACAATTTTGAAATAATCTAGGATAACTCTGCCAAAAAACTTGTGGTAGTGTCTGCGAGTGCAGAAAACTTTTGTATGTGAACTTACTTACTCACTAGCATTTTTCATATGTTACTAAATGCATTTCCATTTATCAGCTTTATTAATTTCTTTAATGAATTTTTTCTTATGTGAAGTTGATGTTTGTGTTTGCATATCACTGTTAAGCAACGTTATGTTAGTTTCCTGCACAATAAGGCTATATATGGGTATTTCTATAGCGTTAATTGTGGGAAAAAAAGACCTAAAGACCAAACTAAATAAAGGAAAATGATCTTACATTAAGTCACACATAGTTGACTCTCAGGCCTCTAGAGTGAGCCGGGATAAGCTGGCTGCAATCGTACTGTATAAGAGGCAAATATTTCAAAAGCCAAAAACCAGATAAATTTAGATGAATTTATGTCActtgaaatttatataaaatctgACTGGCTAGAGAAGATGAAAAAGGTTGAGTGCATGGCCCAGGCCTGTGTCGATTACCTTAAAAAATACCAAGC
It encodes the following:
- the LOC137408530 gene encoding collagen alpha-1(I) chain-like; this translates as MTHRGPLGKWLLISVMVVFMAHSLGFRGDPVECTRIGSPKGARGPRGIICFRRFQIVCDDPFSEDGQPGAARGLGVPGPKGASAADGSPPGFVCDTEKFGQPGPPGDDACRRVPIIVCLDWP